Proteins encoded within one genomic window of Corynebacterium aurimucosum:
- a CDS encoding DUF368 domain-containing protein: MHYILNAICGALIGMAELVPGISGGTVALIVGIYERALHNANDLISGRFKKVEWGFLLSVAAGMFLAVFGFSTLLHNFVEGQVSLSRALFLGMVAVSIIVPISMMSRFTPASIAAFIIATVAIFFVTGFTSTPVEDPSLIVVFLAAMVAVCALVLPGVSGSLILLTMGLYQPVIGAVSDRNMTIVGVFALGALCGLVAFVKVLNYLLDTHRDPTLAAMAGFMLGSLRALWPWGADQDASTPLILLMFALGGIIVAIFIAVDRRKAASYQES, translated from the coding sequence ATGCACTATATTCTTAACGCCATTTGCGGCGCCCTCATTGGCATGGCCGAGTTGGTCCCCGGTATTTCCGGAGGCACCGTGGCGCTCATCGTAGGCATCTATGAACGCGCTTTGCACAACGCCAATGATCTCATTTCCGGCCGTTTCAAAAAGGTTGAGTGGGGCTTCCTCCTCTCAGTCGCCGCCGGCATGTTCCTTGCCGTCTTCGGTTTTTCCACGCTGCTCCACAACTTTGTGGAAGGACAAGTGTCCTTGTCCCGCGCATTGTTCCTCGGCATGGTCGCCGTGTCCATCATCGTTCCAATAAGCATGATGTCGCGGTTTACGCCCGCGTCCATCGCCGCATTCATCATCGCCACCGTCGCGATCTTCTTCGTTACCGGCTTTACTTCAACTCCTGTCGAAGACCCCAGCCTGATTGTGGTGTTCTTGGCGGCCATGGTGGCCGTCTGCGCGCTCGTTCTCCCCGGCGTATCGGGCTCACTCATCTTGCTGACGATGGGCCTCTACCAGCCTGTCATTGGCGCGGTCTCTGACCGGAACATGACCATCGTGGGCGTCTTCGCCCTCGGCGCGCTGTGCGGCCTTGTCGCGTTCGTCAAGGTTTTGAATTACCTACTCGATACCCACCGCGATCCGACCTTGGCCGCCATGGCCGGCTTTATGCTGGGCTCGCTTCGCGCATTGTGGCCGTGGGGCGCAGACCAGGATGCTTCCACACCGCTTATCCTGCTTATGTTCGCGCTCGGCGGCATCATCGTCGCTATTTTCATCGCCGTGGATAGGCGCAAAGCCGCAAGTTATCAAGAGAGTTAA
- a CDS encoding ABC transporter substrate-binding protein, translating to MNKKKAIVGAVGALASVALSGCVTNEEPALPEGWSAPNVDEVPEIAAMYQDTDGVLTVGTNPPFAPFEFKDSDGSIIGLEMDLANAVAQVLGLKFQPVEQDFSMILPAVQSGQIDLGGSGFTDTDERRENFDFVDILYAGIQWAELTDGPHKVDPSNPCGLTVAVQRTTVSETDDLRPKQEACDGNLTILPYDTSDNAALAVLMGRADALSADSPVSAWAVNRSDGRMSMVGKMFDAAPYGFAVPKDSDLGPAVAAALQHLIDTRAYAEILDKWGVDDGLVEHAMINERPIND from the coding sequence ATGAATAAGAAGAAGGCCATCGTGGGCGCTGTCGGAGCGCTGGCCTCCGTTGCCCTCTCCGGCTGCGTCACCAACGAGGAGCCAGCGCTGCCAGAGGGCTGGTCCGCGCCCAACGTGGACGAAGTTCCCGAGATTGCCGCGATGTATCAGGACACCGATGGTGTCCTCACCGTCGGCACGAACCCACCGTTCGCGCCGTTCGAGTTCAAGGACTCCGACGGCTCGATCATCGGCTTGGAAATGGACCTAGCCAATGCAGTCGCCCAAGTATTGGGGCTCAAGTTCCAGCCAGTGGAACAAGACTTCTCCATGATCTTGCCGGCGGTTCAGTCGGGACAGATTGATCTCGGCGGTTCCGGGTTCACCGATACCGATGAGCGCCGGGAAAACTTCGATTTCGTCGACATCCTCTACGCCGGCATCCAGTGGGCAGAACTCACCGACGGCCCCCACAAGGTCGATCCATCGAATCCCTGTGGCCTTACCGTCGCGGTGCAGCGCACGACGGTGTCGGAGACCGACGATCTGCGTCCCAAGCAGGAAGCCTGCGATGGTAACTTGACCATCCTGCCCTATGACACAAGCGATAACGCCGCCCTTGCGGTTTTGATGGGCCGCGCGGACGCCCTCTCTGCGGATTCACCAGTCTCCGCATGGGCTGTCAACCGCTCAGATGGACGTATGTCCATGGTCGGCAAGATGTTCGACGCCGCACCCTACGGCTTCGCCGTGCCAAAGGATTCAGACCTCGGCCCTGCCGTGGCGGCGGCACTCCAGCATCTCATCGATACCAGGGCATACGCTGAAATTCTCGATAAATGGGGTGTTGACGACGGACTCGTCGAACACGCAATGATTAACGAAAGGCCGATCAATGACTAA
- a CDS encoding amino acid ABC transporter permease: MTNSSLPAASNSSASTAPEKIEARPLRHPWRWVFATVLALLAVWFIISSARNEAFGWGTYFQYLFDTRIATAALHTIAITILAMIIGVVGGAALAVMRMSPNPVLGGVSWVFLWLFRGTPIYVQLVFWGLLSALYQSINLGFTEISLTEVLNNAFLLSVLGLGLNEAAYMAEIVRSGISSVPEGQKEASKALGMGWWMTMRRTVLPQAMRIIIPPTGNEFISLLKTSSLVVAIPYTAEIFGRATDISAALFEPIPLLMVAATWYLAITSLLMVGQYFLERRFERGATRELTGRQLAALADAEGTIPRNVSVIPEVKN; the protein is encoded by the coding sequence ATGACTAACTCCTCTCTCCCGGCAGCGTCGAATTCATCGGCTTCGACTGCCCCAGAAAAGATCGAAGCCCGCCCACTGCGTCACCCCTGGCGCTGGGTATTCGCCACTGTCCTCGCTCTGCTTGCCGTATGGTTCATCATCTCCTCGGCACGCAACGAAGCCTTCGGGTGGGGCACGTATTTCCAGTATCTTTTCGATACTCGGATTGCCACCGCTGCCCTGCACACCATTGCCATTACGATTCTGGCAATGATCATCGGCGTCGTAGGCGGCGCTGCCCTCGCGGTGATGCGCATGTCCCCTAACCCTGTGCTAGGTGGCGTGTCGTGGGTCTTCCTCTGGCTCTTCCGTGGCACCCCAATCTACGTGCAGCTCGTCTTCTGGGGTCTACTTTCAGCCCTCTACCAATCCATCAACCTTGGATTCACAGAGATTTCCCTCACCGAGGTACTCAATAACGCATTCCTCTTGTCCGTCTTAGGCTTAGGCTTGAACGAAGCCGCATACATGGCGGAGATTGTTCGCTCCGGTATCTCTTCTGTTCCGGAGGGCCAGAAGGAAGCCAGCAAGGCCCTGGGAATGGGATGGTGGATGACCATGCGCCGCACTGTGCTCCCGCAGGCCATGCGCATCATCATCCCGCCGACCGGCAACGAGTTTATTTCACTGCTCAAGACTTCTTCACTTGTGGTTGCTATTCCCTACACGGCGGAAATTTTCGGCCGCGCCACGGACATTTCGGCTGCGCTCTTCGAGCCCATCCCCCTGCTTATGGTCGCGGCGACGTGGTATTTGGCCATCACCTCTCTGCTCATGGTGGGCCAGTACTTCTTAGAGCGCCGCTTTGAGCGCGGCGCCACCCGCGAGCTCACCGGCCGCCAGTTGGCCGCGCTGGCGGATGCCGAAGGAACCATTCCCCGCAACGTCTCTGTCATCCCGGAGGTAAAGAACTAA
- a CDS encoding amino acid ABC transporter ATP-binding protein, giving the protein MPTPMISAQNVHKSFGQLEVLKGIDLTVMPGEVTCLLGPSGSGKSTFLRCCNHLEKVTAGRLYIDGELIGFRERNGVLYEISEKEAAAQRQDIGMVFQQFNLFSHRTVLENIIEAPIQVKKQNPEQAKKKAMELLEKVGLAHKADAYPVQLSGGQQQRVAIARAVAMDPKLMLFDEPTSALDPELVGEVLRVMKELAADGMTMLVVTHEMGFAREVADTIVFMDGGSVIETGTPQQVLDNPQHQRTKDFLSSLL; this is encoded by the coding sequence ATGCCGACACCCATGATTTCCGCACAAAATGTGCACAAGTCCTTCGGCCAACTTGAGGTTCTCAAAGGCATCGACCTCACCGTCATGCCGGGTGAGGTCACGTGCCTTCTGGGGCCCTCCGGTTCTGGTAAGTCCACCTTCCTGCGCTGCTGTAATCACCTGGAGAAGGTCACGGCCGGCCGCCTCTACATCGACGGCGAACTGATTGGTTTCCGCGAGCGCAACGGCGTGCTCTATGAAATCTCCGAGAAAGAAGCCGCCGCCCAGCGCCAAGATATCGGCATGGTTTTTCAGCAATTCAATCTTTTTAGCCACCGCACCGTGCTGGAAAACATCATCGAGGCCCCCATCCAGGTAAAGAAGCAGAACCCGGAGCAGGCAAAGAAAAAGGCCATGGAGCTGCTGGAAAAGGTTGGCCTCGCGCACAAGGCGGACGCCTACCCAGTCCAGCTCTCTGGTGGTCAGCAGCAACGCGTCGCCATTGCTCGCGCGGTTGCGATGGACCCGAAGCTCATGCTTTTCGACGAGCCCACCTCCGCCCTCGACCCCGAGCTCGTCGGTGAGGTGCTCCGCGTGATGAAGGAACTTGCCGCCGATGGCATGACCATGCTCGTTGTCACCCACGAGATGGGCTTTGCCCGGGAGGTCGCCGACACCATCGTTTTCATGGACGGCGGCAGCGTCATCGAAACCGGCACCCCACAGCAGGTCTTGGACAATCCTCAGCACCAGCGCACGAAGGATTTCCTCTCTTCGCTGCTCTAG
- the nusB gene encoding transcription antitermination factor NusB — MTRPEPNYKRHTARYRARRRAADILFEAESRDVDPVAIVEDRVELARDPENGVAPIADYTREIVSGAAEELDAIDDAIARYLSSEWSLERIPAVDRAIMRVSVWEILFNADVPNATALVEGVELASEYSNDKAAPYIHAVLDDVIQSQSADSPMASSSAEEPAEPAETAETEGDTE, encoded by the coding sequence ATGACCCGACCAGAGCCTAACTATAAGCGGCACACCGCGCGCTACCGCGCGCGCCGCCGAGCTGCGGATATTCTCTTCGAAGCAGAATCACGCGACGTTGATCCGGTAGCCATCGTGGAAGACCGCGTCGAGCTTGCTCGCGACCCGGAAAACGGCGTGGCGCCGATCGCGGACTACACCCGCGAAATTGTCAGCGGAGCAGCTGAAGAGCTGGACGCCATTGACGATGCGATTGCTCGTTACCTCTCCAGCGAGTGGTCGCTCGAACGCATTCCCGCTGTTGACCGCGCGATCATGCGAGTATCGGTATGGGAAATCCTCTTCAACGCGGATGTTCCGAACGCTACCGCGCTCGTTGAAGGCGTGGAGCTTGCTTCCGAATACTCCAATGACAAGGCCGCGCCTTATATCCATGCGGTGCTGGATGACGTCATCCAATCACAGTCTGCGGATAGCCCGATGGCCTCGTCCTCTGCCGAGGAGCCCGCGGAGCCCGCTGAGACTGCGGAAACGGAAGGGGACACCGAATAG